The DNA window AGTTGTGTAAGGCCAGAATGAGTAAATCCAGCAGAGCAAGTCGGAGTTAAATTAGTTTTTGCTTTCAAAGGCAAGATGTTGAAATGTATAAACTACATTTGGTTCTACATATGACAgtatttgactctctctctctctctctctccctacagacCACCCAGAGCGCGCGGCGCTCTACTTTGTGTGCGGTGTGTGCCTGGGCCTTCTCCTCACCCTGTTTGCTCTGGTGGTCCAGATCTCGTGCCGCACCGACTGCCAGCCTCGCCGCCGCTGCCCCGGCACCACCACCAAGAACCGCCTGCGGCCCACCGACTCCTCATCGGACTCCAGCGACTCAGACTCGGACTGGGAAACCACGTCGGATCTATCCGCGCGCCGTCACCGCCGCTTCGAGCGCACGCTCAACATGAACGTGTTCACGTCTGCGGAAGAGCTGGAACGGGCACAgcggctggaggagagggagaggatcaTACGAGAGATCTGGATGAACGGTCAACCCGACATACCCGGGACGCGTAGCCTCAACCGCTATTATTGAGGCAAGAACGTAAATTAACCACTACTAGATCTAGATGAACCCGGGACGGGGAGCCTCAACTGCTTTTATTGAGGACCGTAAATGAACCGCTACTAGATCTAGAAAGGGTGGAGTGCAGTACTTGAGATGGGATGTGTAGGACCACAAAAACACACTAGGGTTTGGGGATGGGGGGAAGGGAACCCCCCACCGGACCTGGTTTTCGGAGGTGTGCATGATAACAGGACCACTTTGGACTGCGGGGGTTTGGAACCGCACGATGGAACACAGTGACGCTTGCAGACCAGGAAGGATAAatatccccctctgtctgtcagtcagtctgtgtccGTGTAGGCACtgtaaagcaaaaaaaaaaactgttaatGCAGTGAGAATAAGCTCCTACTTCTCAGCATGGTAAGCTTGACCCGGAGCCTGCCTCTCATTGGTGGAGGATGAAGGTGAAAGGTCAGCTAACTGCACTGCCTCACATTTTACCTCATCGCACCCTCCTGAAGTGGAGGATCTTGAGATACTGAGACTGTGAAGCCTGAAAGGTCAAAGGTGACTTAAGGACAGTTGCCAATGTTACTCCAGTGTTGCCTAGTAGATATTGAGAATTGGGCAAATATGAAAGCGTGCAGCTTGCTTTATGCTCACTCACACTCCAGTATTCAAACGGTCGGCTTTAGAGAGGCGTAACACTTACAGTTAAAAGGACATCGTGACACTCAAGTCAAACTTACAGTGTAACACTTACAGTAAAATGGGACAGTGGACCAACAACGTCACAATCTTTAAGAGGAAAATGACCATGGTCAACCAACGCCGTCTTTTGAATTTTGAacccaaaatgtgttttttaaattcttcTCAAACATTTTATGAAATCTATTTTATATAATATTTAATagttgtattgttgtgtatttttGTCTTTACGGTTATTATTATGAGATATTTTTATACTGCGGTTATCAAAACTTTTCTGGCACCTCAGGGATGCAATCCTAGGggagtccaaaatggcaccctatttcctttatagtgctctacttttggcTAGAACCTTATAAGGGTCTGGCAAATCTCTGGCTAAAAAT is part of the Oncorhynchus tshawytscha isolate Ot180627B linkage group LG18, Otsh_v2.0, whole genome shotgun sequence genome and encodes:
- the LOC121839956 gene encoding protein eva-1 homolog A-like — protein: MNPVINATTVSTDMSLISSSLAAFNYIADHPERAALYFVCGVCLGLLLTLFALVVQISCRTDCQPRRRCPGTTTKNRLRPTDSSSDSSDSDSDWETTSDLSARRHRRFERTLNMNVFTSAEELERAQRLEERERIIREIWMNGQPDIPGTRSLNRYY